A region of Reichenbachiella carrageenanivorans DNA encodes the following proteins:
- a CDS encoding ligand-binding sensor domain-containing protein, with amino-acid sequence MWILIGFLQGIVGMSLHASVRDFTVKQYGLDQDFEGIFIYSIVQDLDGFLWVGSDDGLYRFDGKKMLHYSQMDSMVGDLVTACVVGPDEHLYLGYYNGGVSIVEHGKYRKLIGAEAASGSSKLNRFYQDDDQALWGLTQNSGLVKIENGETKHIEIELLSQLISYDLIRHHDRFYIGTNEGLLMLKWNEDDEISPIGFVVGSFGKTVNALYEDPHDDEILWVGTDEGLFYVEHGASTKGIFNPVEGLEQKRITSITRDHLQTLWVGTAASGLVEIELKDSHAHRLTYFDKVHGFPGNQISSLYVDRENEIWVGTFGHGLIQLNRAFFHHYELKKSSDIEGVNDIHYVNEDLYYLGTDKGLVKVFNRPEQDSLIFEMIEETKKFQITRIFEEQGTVWLGTRTRGLIRYDIAKKEFKDIKLSPVDVGLSHHVRYIARANDGNLWVSIAGNGVYHINHQGELLEHFNTRMGFYHNEIFAILPDQAGNIWFGAQSVGLALLKPGKEMAFLTKDDVFPARDINSISQDQTGMIWIATSGSGLYSFNGNNFQRFDEETGLLSNFCNAVEVDSAGQVWVGHRKGLSLIQSSYGIVRRFNHPSELGETEAILNAVTKDAKGNIWFGNPYGVTKVILPHIQHRIEKRRTHIQDIRVFFERVDLLAHSKQAKLDDMLPNDLRFNYKENHLTFDFVSINLKKPEGIFYQYQLEGYDKQWSPITSVNMATFTNLDPGKYTFRIRESDHSQFWNDNYEEIDFVIDSPYWKKWWFYLLQISIMVALFSITYLISAKGQNLFVIRLMVYVSLFIVFEYIHTELEPYIESIVGETPIFQVCANLALALVLLPIELRMAKYLRNRESLRAKEKNS; translated from the coding sequence ATGTGGATCTTAATAGGGTTTTTGCAAGGCATCGTGGGTATGAGTCTACATGCGAGTGTTCGAGATTTTACAGTGAAACAATACGGATTAGACCAAGACTTTGAAGGTATTTTCATTTATAGTATTGTACAAGACCTTGATGGCTTTTTGTGGGTAGGTTCGGATGATGGGCTTTATCGGTTTGATGGAAAAAAAATGCTACACTATAGCCAAATGGATAGCATGGTTGGAGATTTGGTTACGGCTTGCGTGGTTGGTCCAGATGAACATTTGTACTTGGGTTATTATAATGGAGGTGTCAGTATTGTTGAGCATGGAAAGTATAGAAAATTGATAGGTGCCGAAGCTGCCTCAGGTTCAAGTAAACTTAACCGATTTTACCAAGATGACGATCAAGCGTTGTGGGGGCTCACTCAGAATTCAGGGTTAGTTAAAATCGAAAATGGAGAGACTAAACACATCGAAATAGAGTTGTTGTCACAGCTAATTTCTTATGACCTGATTAGGCATCATGATAGATTTTATATTGGTACAAATGAGGGCTTGTTGATGCTGAAATGGAATGAAGACGATGAAATTTCGCCGATTGGATTTGTTGTAGGATCCTTTGGCAAGACGGTAAATGCATTGTATGAAGATCCTCACGATGATGAGATTTTGTGGGTAGGTACTGACGAGGGTTTGTTTTACGTAGAACATGGGGCGTCTACCAAAGGAATTTTTAACCCAGTGGAAGGTCTAGAGCAAAAGAGAATTACGTCGATCACGCGCGACCATCTTCAGACGCTATGGGTAGGAACCGCAGCATCTGGGCTTGTAGAAATAGAACTTAAAGACAGTCATGCACATCGGTTGACCTACTTTGACAAAGTACACGGGTTTCCTGGAAATCAAATAAGCAGCCTATACGTAGATCGTGAAAATGAGATCTGGGTCGGGACCTTTGGCCATGGATTGATACAATTGAACCGGGCTTTTTTCCATCATTATGAATTGAAAAAATCGAGTGATATAGAGGGTGTAAATGATATTCATTATGTGAACGAAGACTTGTACTACTTAGGTACTGATAAGGGGTTGGTCAAAGTATTTAACCGACCAGAGCAAGACAGTTTGATTTTCGAAATGATCGAAGAAACTAAAAAATTTCAAATCACTCGGATTTTCGAAGAGCAAGGTACAGTATGGCTAGGCACACGTACCAGAGGCCTCATCAGATACGACATTGCAAAAAAGGAATTTAAAGATATAAAGCTGAGCCCTGTAGATGTAGGACTTTCTCATCATGTGAGGTATATCGCTAGAGCTAATGACGGTAATTTGTGGGTTTCTATTGCTGGAAATGGAGTTTATCATATAAATCACCAAGGGGAGCTTTTAGAACATTTCAATACACGGATGGGTTTTTACCACAATGAAATATTCGCAATTCTTCCAGATCAAGCAGGCAATATTTGGTTTGGTGCTCAAAGTGTGGGACTGGCACTACTCAAACCAGGGAAAGAAATGGCTTTTCTGACCAAAGATGATGTTTTTCCCGCCAGAGATATAAATAGTATTTCTCAAGATCAAACAGGTATGATCTGGATCGCGACATCTGGATCAGGACTGTACAGTTTCAATGGCAACAATTTTCAGCGATTCGATGAAGAAACAGGATTGCTTTCCAATTTTTGTAATGCAGTAGAAGTAGATAGTGCAGGGCAGGTCTGGGTAGGACATCGCAAAGGACTAAGCCTGATTCAATCTTCTTATGGTATAGTCAGAAGGTTTAACCACCCAAGCGAACTAGGGGAGACAGAGGCAATACTTAATGCAGTAACCAAAGACGCTAAAGGCAATATTTGGTTTGGGAATCCTTATGGTGTTACTAAAGTGATTCTGCCTCACATCCAGCATCGTATTGAAAAAAGACGAACTCATATTCAAGACATACGTGTCTTTTTTGAGCGTGTCGATCTATTGGCCCATAGCAAGCAAGCAAAGTTGGACGATATGCTTCCAAATGACTTGAGATTCAACTACAAAGAGAATCACCTCACTTTTGATTTTGTATCGATTAATTTAAAAAAACCGGAGGGCATATTCTATCAATATCAATTAGAAGGTTACGACAAGCAGTGGTCGCCTATCACGTCTGTCAACATGGCCACTTTCACCAATCTTGACCCTGGAAAATATACCTTTAGGATCAGGGAGTCAGATCATTCACAGTTTTGGAACGACAATTATGAAGAAATAGATTTCGTTATAGATTCGCCTTATTGGAAAAAATGGTGGTTTTATCTGCTACAGATTTCGATAATGGTTGCCCTATTTTCTATCACCTATTTGATTTCGGCCAAGGGGCAAAATTTGTTTGTTATTAGACTAATGGTATATGTGAGTCTATTTATTGTTTTCGAATATATCCATACCGAATTGGAGCCATATATAGAATCAATTGTAGGTGAGACACCCATTTTTCAGGTATGTGCTAATTTGGCGTTGGCCTTGGTCCTATTGCCCATAGAATTGAGAATGGCGAAGTATCTGAGGAATAGAGAGTCTCTACGAGCCAAAGAAAAAAACAGCTAG
- a CDS encoding PKD domain-containing protein: MKYLIAFILHFMISSYTVAQTADYDSVYLINNCVELDATGSVQEDRKDLVYQWTFGEGILKYGVKVNHCYSYLGTYEVVLSVIDPQINALFQKEWTCQVEVTENYHLSIDISKDVDKSITASSILSCPSTSGQSDFFWDYGDGTYDVGKEVIHKYPRAGSYSVRLLAQVIHQNDTINLVQTTTLSIQDDEI, from the coding sequence ATGAAGTATTTGATCGCATTCATTCTCCATTTTATGATATCGAGTTATACTGTAGCTCAAACAGCGGATTATGACTCTGTCTACCTGATCAACAATTGTGTGGAGCTCGATGCTACAGGGTCTGTTCAGGAGGACAGAAAAGACCTTGTTTATCAGTGGACATTTGGAGAAGGGATTCTCAAATATGGTGTGAAAGTTAATCATTGTTATAGTTATCTGGGTACCTACGAAGTGGTCCTATCTGTTATAGACCCCCAAATTAATGCTTTGTTTCAAAAGGAATGGACATGTCAGGTCGAGGTGACAGAGAATTATCATCTCTCGATTGACATCAGCAAAGATGTAGACAAGTCAATTACGGCTTCCTCAATACTTTCCTGTCCAAGTACTTCAGGTCAAAGTGATTTTTTTTGGGATTATGGTGATGGCACATACGATGTAGGCAAAGAGGTAATACATAAATATCCTCGGGCAGGAAGCTATTCTGTCAGACTTTTAGCTCAAGTGATACATCAGAATGATACCATAAATCTGGTGCAAACCACAACTCTTTCAATTCAAGATGATGAGATTTAA